The following are encoded in a window of Anopheles gambiae chromosome X, idAnoGambNW_F1_1, whole genome shotgun sequence genomic DNA:
- the LOC1272385 gene encoding BTB/POZ domain-containing protein 17, with amino-acid sequence MEVELESERVFQPDCSDMGLKTLYNTNSVLRKIANLYAERLMSDVTLVVGENRYPAHRIILCASSDVFQVMLMNATWREFGDAVITLQEEERCQGVFPQFLRYMYVGKMTISVDTAVYILKLADKYNIHDLVQICINYMKLHLNKATAKGHFVEWLHNALQICPGRKDLISMLENYLKWNLERIVSYPGWEQLSPGLMNWLLQQNDLVVRSEFRLYELVEVWFRYQRAQIEGRCEMREQDRESAINKLIHGVLVHIRFAMMSLPQLANVLMSGASVRMLKEFYVGRVADGMNFHSHHLEIVGAIRASEMGELQFTPRLYSSDLWSLEIAVDYFHRVEKYSSVASVFFTPTSFSDVDEESNGWDVEFFPLGVRYKPAQLIGIYSAATNREIPECIIRTVRLRITSQSAMRTECRYMVGVLICGMMNDEEYVRHCHVRVAYFSSDHRVLNIDNLIPIGELQMGTRKYSQYMVGEEQNTIRIKVVIVPLNRFSNVFAPPSE; translated from the exons ATGGAAGTCGAATTGGAATCGGAGCGTGTCTTCCAGCCGGACTGTAGCGACATGGGGCTGAAAACG CTTTACAACACGAACAGCGTGCTGCGCAAGATCGCCAACCTGTACGCGGAGCGGCTGATGTCGGACGTCACGCTGGTGGTGGGCGAAAATCGCTACCCGGCCCACCGGATCATCCTGTGCGCGAGCAGCGACGTCTTCCAGGTGATGCTGATGAACGCGACCTGGCGCGAGTTCGGCGACGCGGTCATCACGCTGCAGGAGGAGGAACGGTGCCAGGGCGTGTTTCCCCAGTTTCTGCGCTACATGTACGTCGGCAAGATGACGATCTCGGTCGACACGGCCGTCTACATACTGAAGCTCGCGGACAAGTACAACATCCACGATCTCGTGCAGATCTGCATCAACTACATGAAGCTGCACCTGAACAAGGCGACGGCGAAGGGCCACTTCGTCGAGTGGCTGCACAACGCGCTGCAGATCTGCCCGGGACGGAAGGATCTGATCTCGATGCTGGAAAACTACCTGAAGTGGAACCTCGAGCGGATCGTGTCGTACCCGGGGTGGGAGCAGCTCAGCCCGGGCCTGATGAACTGGCTGCTGCAGCAGAACGATCTGGTCGTGCGGAGCGAGTTCCGGCTGTACGAGCTGGTGGAGGTGTGGTTCCGCTACCAGCGCGCGCAGATCGAGGGCCGGTGCGAGATGCGCGAGCAGGACCGGGAGAGCGCCATCAACAAGCTGATCCACGGCGTGCTGGTGCACATCCGGTTCGCGATGATGAGCCTGCCGCAGCTCGCGAACGTGCTGATGAGCGGCGCGTCCGTCCGGATGCTGAAGGAGTTCTACGTCGGCCGGGTCGCGGACGGCATGAACTTCCACTCGCACCATCTCGAGATCGTCGGCGCGATACGGGCGAGCGAGATGGGCGAGCTGCAGTTTACGCCGCGGCTCTACTCGAGCGACCTGTGGAGTCTCGAGATTGCGGTCGACTATTTTCACCGGGTGGAAAAGTACTCCAGCGTCGCGTCGGTCTTCTTTACGCCCACCAGCTTTAGCGACGTGGACG AGGAAAGCAACGGATGGGATGTGGAATTTTTCCCGCTCGGCGTGCGGTACAAGCCGGCACAGCTGATCGGCATCTACAGTGCGGCCACCAACCGGGAAATACCGGAATGCATCATACGCACGGTGCGCTTGAGAATCACCAGCCAGTCAGCGATGCGAACCGAGTGCCGATACATG GTCGGTGTGCTGATCTGTGGCATGATGAACGACGAAGAGTACGTGCGCCACTGTCACGTCCGGGTGGCATACTTCTCCAGCGATCATCGCGTGCTGAACATCGACAACCTGATACCGATCGGGGAGCTGCAGATGGGTACGCGAAAGTACAGCCAGTACATGGTCGGCGAGGAGCAGAACACGATCAGGATAAAGGTCGTGATCGTACCGCTGAACCGTTTCTCCAACGTGTTCGCACCACCGTCGGAGTGA